In Stomoxys calcitrans chromosome 2, idStoCalc2.1, whole genome shotgun sequence, the following proteins share a genomic window:
- the LOC106093530 gene encoding nucleoporin NUP42, whose protein sequence is MVLCKFYQHGTCRFGSKCHNEHFDVRQIIKTDVEAAINGKQWPLSSYGPFKDKPSIPNFIDDQLFEEVRMLCYEAKQNKSLQQFHLRFTNEVLEASNKMKALLNMTPDIVDIVIKCYDAPAVDNNSAQTGIPFGAISSGGGFFGNSLAHISSNENVFGAGKQDNNSTLEIKSSFEGGFNNSSNQSIFGSSTVFGNTNVQQQTSSMFSQHHQPLFSQSQQQSCGNGFGSFSQQVPKSFEQSQFSGNIFTPTAPSTNTLNQTSLQLENRHEIMGQSSIHPMPQSNNQPVFGQQSQNLFGTQYTQHDPISIPHSINSTINNPHRNGHDIEVSSVYSNIETLTAVEIEAFKSNSFQLGKLPKNPPPKELIN, encoded by the coding sequence ATGGTTTTGTGCAAATTCTACCAGCATGGAACTTGTCGATTTGGTTCTAAGTGTCACAATGAACATTTTGACGTTCGGCAAATTATTAAAACTGATGTGGAGGCAGCTATCAACGGTAAACAATGGCCACTTTCATCCTATGGTCCTTTTAAGGATAAACCCAGCATTCCCAATTTTATTGATGACCAATTATTTGAAGAAGTGCGTATGCTATGTTATGAAGCTAAGCAGAATAAATCTCTCCAACAATTTCATTTGAGATTTACAAATGAGGTTTTAGAAGCATCTAATAAAATGAAAGCTTTACTGAATATGACTCCTGATATTGTCGATATAGTAATAAAATGCTATGATGCCCCCGCTGTAGACAATAATTCTGCCCAAACTGGTATTCCGTTTGGAGCAATATCGTCAGGCGGTGGTTTCTTCGGGAATTCGTTGGCGCATATCTCTTCGAATGAAAATGTGTTTGGTGCCGGTAAACAGGATAACAATAGCACATTGGAAATTAAAAGTAGCTTTGAAGGGGGTTTTAATAACTCTTCGAACCAGAGCATATTTGGTTCATCGACTGTGTTTGGAAATACAAATGTTCAGCAACAAACTTCCAGTATGTTTAGTCAGCATCATCAGCCCTTGTTTTCGCAATCTCAGCAACAAAGCTGTGGTAATGGCTTTGGGTCTTTCTCTCAGCAAGTTCCAAAATCATTTGAACAATCACAGTTTAGTGGCAATATTTTTACGCCAACGGCTCCATCAACCAATACTCTAAACCAGACTTCCTTGCAGCTTGAAAATCGACATGAAATCATGGGACAATCATCTATACATCCAATGCCGCAGTCAAATAACCAACCTGTGTTTGGACAACAATCGCAAAATCTGTTTGGAACGCAGTACACACAACATGATCCAATAAGTATACCACATAGTATAAATTCAACGATCAATAATCCTCATAGAAATGGGCACGATATTGAGGTATCAAGTGTATACAGCAATATAGAAACTTTAACTGCAGTCGAGATTGAAGCATTTAAGTCAAATAGTTTTCAACTAGGAAAATTGCCAAAGAATCCACCACCTAAAGAGTTAATCAACTAA